One Natronomonas gomsonensis genomic window, CGGAGGAGACCGGACAGGATCCGGCCGAACTCGTCGCGGCAGACCTCGGTGATGCGGTCGACGCCGGGACGCTCGACCCGGTCGCGGGCGGGTCGTTGGCCTACGTCTACACCGCGGTCGTCGACGGCGAGACGGTCGCGCTAAAGGTGCGGCGGCCGGGGTTGAAACCCCGAATCGAGCGCGACCTCCGGGTCATCAGGCGACTCGTTCCCGTCGTCGGGTTCTTCGCCAGCGAGCGCCAAGAGTACTCGGTTCGGAACATCGCCGACGACTTCGAGCGCATCATCCTCGAGGAACTGGACTTCCAGCGGGAGGCCGGAATGATGCGGGACATCGGCGAGAACTTCGCCGACGACGACCGGGTGTACATCCCCGAGGTCGACGAAGCGCGGACGACAGAACGGGTGTTGGTCATGGAGCACGTCACCGGTCGGAAAGTGACCGACGAGGGCGCACTCGACCGCGTCGGCGTCGACCCCGAGGAGATGGCGCGTCGCATCGCCGACGTGTATCTCACGATGGGGCTGGAGCACGGCGTCTTCCACGCCGATCCCCATCCGGGGAACCTCGCGGTACTCGACGACGGCCGACTCCTCATCTACGACTACGGGATGAGCGAGCGACTCACGCCGGAGACGCAGGCGCGAATCGTCGACCTCTATCAGTCGCTGGCGCGTCGCGACGCCGACGGCATCATCGACGCCCTCGTCGCGCTCGACGTGCTCTCGCCGACGGTCGACCGAACGGAGGTTCGCCACGTCATCGAACTCGCGATGGAGAACCTCGAAGGGCGCTCGGACATCGACTGGCGCGACATCTTCACAGAACTGTTCGGGATGCTCCATGACTTCCCGTTTCGGATTCCGCCGAACGTGATGTTGCTCATTCGGGTGGGGACCGTCACCGAGGGGGTGTGTCGGCAACTCGACCCCGAGTTCGACTTCGTCACCTTCGTCCGGTCGTTCCTCCTCGAACACGGCCTCTTCCAGCGGGAAGTCCAAAACGTCGCCGGGGAGATTACCTCGGATATCCGGACCTCGGTTCCGGCGCTTGCTCGCCTACCGACGCGGGCCGACAGACTGTTGGACCGCATCGAGCGGAACGAACTGCGAGTCAAAACCGAACGCCGGGACGATTCGACGGGTCGGGCCGTCGGCTATGCGGTGGTGTCCGGCGCCCTGTTCGTCGCCAGCGCGATGTTGACGTTCCACAGCCAGCCCTACGAGTTCCTCGGCGTGGCCGTGGGGGTCGTCTTTCTGTTGCTGTTTTACAGAACCGCGTAGGGACACCCTTCATTGTCCCCGGTCTCGACTACCCGAGTATGTATCTCGGAGACGCGACTTGGCCGGAGGCTGGCGACCACCTCGCCGAGGAATCCCTCGCAGTCGTCCCCGTCGGGTCGACGGAACAGCACGGACCGCATCTACCGCTCTCGACGGACCACGTCATCGCGGAGGGACTCGCACGGGCGGCCGCCGACCGTGCCGACCTGCTGTGTACGCCGACCGTGAACGTCGGCGTCAGCCCCCACCACCGCCAGTTTCACGGGACGATGTCGGTCGACGCGCCTGTCTTTCGCGATTACATGGAGTCGCTGTCGCGAAGCCTCGTCTATCAGGGCATCGACCGAATCGTCTACGTCAACGCCCACGGCGGCAACGTCGAACATCTCCAGGAGGTCGGTCGACGACTCCACGAGGACGCCGCCGCCTACGCCGTCGAGTGGATGTGGGACGAGTCCATCCCGGAGTTGGTCGACGACCTCTTCGAACAGAACGGTCCCCACGCCGGCCCGAAGGAGACCTCGATGGTGTGGCACATCGCCGACCTCGTTCGGGAGGGCGAACTCGAAGCCGCCCGAGACGGCGGGTTGACCGATATCGAATCCGCGGCCACCCATCGAAACGGTGCGAGACTGTTCTACGATTCCATCGAGAACGCCGACAACGGCGCTTTCGGCGACCCGACCGACGCCTCCGCGGAGAAGGGCGAACAACTGTTCGAGGCCGCCTGCAAGCAGCTAATCGAATTGTGTACGTGGCTTGACGCCCAGCCGTGGGAGACGCTCGCCCCCCGAGACCACGTCCGCGAGCGGACCGAGGAACGATAGGCCAAAGTACCGGCCGGTCCCACCGACGGGTATGAGCGACGACCACGCAGACCACGAACACCACCCAGACGAATCGTCCGAGGAGCGAACCACCGCACCGCAGAGCGACTACACCGGCCGTGACGTGGCCATTGGGTTCGTCGTCGCGCTCGTCGGGATGGCCGTCGTCTTCGGCGTGCCGCTGCTTTTGGGTTAAGTCGACACGTTTCCCACCCCTCAGTTTTCGGCCGATTTGACGTACCGTCGGACGGCGTAGAAGCCGGCAGCGTAGATGCCGAACGAGAAGATGCCTATCGAGAAGATACCGATAGCGAAGACGCCGACCGAGAAAATCCCGGCCGCGAAGATGCCGACCGAGAAGACGCCTGCCGAAAGGACGCCCACGCTGAAGTTCCCGGCTGCGAGGTATCCGACCGCGGAGTCGCCAGCGGCCAACACATCGAATCCAGCTATCGTCTCGATGCCCGCGACGGTCAATCCAAGTGCGACGAGTAGCAGACCGACGACGACCACGCCAGTCACGTCTTCCCAATCGAAGCTCATGTACGGGCGTTTTTACCCATAACATATATATCACCCTGCCAATCTTAGTTGTTGGGACGGTCCGCTACGGAAGCAAATAGATGACGGACCACATCGCAGCGGCCCCGACAATCGGAATCGTGAGGTTGTCGTCGACGACGAATCCACGAACGATGGGTTTGACGCCGTCGGCGACCGTCGCCCCCGCGGCCCCCGCAACCGCGGCCGCGAGGGGAACGAACGGGACGGCCAACAGGAGGCTGGCGGTGAACATCCCGACGAGGACGCGGGGGCGTTTCACGGTTCGGAGCTCCCCCGACGAGAGTATCCCGCTGACGGGGTCCCCGAGCGTCAACATGAACAGCGCCGGAACCGCGATTCGTGGCTCGAACAGGAGGACGACGACGGTGCCACTGAGGACGTACAGCGCGTAGCCGGCGACGCTGTCCTCCTCGTACTCACGGGTGAGACGGTCGTAGAACGCGTGGTCGAGACCGCCGTAGAGGCGGGCGAATTCGAGCACGCCGGTCAGAATGAGCCCCGCGACGGCCACCGCCTGAACGAGCGGCCACGTGACGACGCCGGCCTCCAAGACGTGTTCGTCCAGCAGATACGCGCCGGGAATCACGGCGCCGGAGGCGTGAACGAGACGCCGACCCAACTCGAGCGACATACCCGTCCGTCGGTATGGGGGGACTTAGGTCCAACTTTCCGCAACTGCCGTGGGCTTTTCTACGCATCGGTCCCAACGTGGCGTGAATGGAAGATTCGGGAGGCGAACTCGGCATCGGGGGCGATGCCGCGTGGGTCGCAGCAGCGCTCGTCCTCGTTGCGAGTCTCGGCGGCGCCGTCGTCCTTGCGGAGTGGCCGCTGTGGGGTGTTTCCACAGCACAGCCGGCGGAACCACAACTGGTCGAACCGACTGACAACGGCACGGCGCTGTGGCCCTACACCGCGAGGCGCCCGGACCACAGCAGTCGAACCCTCGGCATCAACATCGTCTTCTACGGAAATCCCGACGACGTCCGCACGGCGCTCACAGAGCAGTCGGCCCTAAAGTGGGAGTCGGATGCGCGAGCCGACCGAGAGGCCGACAGCGAAACGGTGTCCGCCGAACGCGTCGACATCGACACGAACGCGAGCAACCTCACCGAAATCATCTCGTGGACGCCAGCGACGGGCGCAAACCGATACGTCTACGTCGAAACCGACGGCGGCGGCCGGTGGCTCGGCGAATCCTACCAACTCCACTCGGGGACGTACCTCGGGTCGCGAAGCCACATCCGCGCCTACGAGGACCCGAACGAGGAGTGGACCGCCATCCAGAGCCACGAGGAACACTGGGACTGGTTTCGACTCCGACACACCGTGACCGGAATCAGCGACTCCCAGCGAGCCATCGAGCGCGACTTCATGGACAAACCCTACGTCGAGGAGGTCGTTCGGATGCCGTACGGAAACGGCACCCTCGATGCCGACGGGTGGGTGACGGGAATTCGACTCGTCGGGGCGCTCCTGCCGTTGGCGTTGTTCGGCGTTGTCGGTCGGAGCCGTCGCATGAAACGTGACGCCGTACGGTTCTTCCGACAGCACCGCCGCGAACTCGGCCTCGGAGGCGGGTTGTTCGTACTGTATACGAGCGTTCGTCACGTCGGCATCCTCCTTGAGACGACGTTCCCAGGGCTCCCGCCGAAGGCCATCGCCGCGCCGCTGTACGTCGCACTCGTGGCCGGGACGCCAGCGATTGCGTACGTGCTAGGGAGGGACTCCGACCGCGTGTGGGCGTTTGCCTTCGCCGCGGTGGGACTTGGGGCCGCCTTCGTCGTCGATTTCGCCGCCATGGGCGTCTCGGTGCTACCGTTGCGCGTGGTGCTTCACCGAGGGTCGGTACTGCTCGCGGTCGGACTCGTCGCCGTCGGTGCCGCAATGCGCGAGGGTGTCGATGGGCGACCCGACGCGCTCGTCGTCGGGAGTGTCGGTTGGCTGTTCACCCTCGGGGCGCCACTGTTGGGGTATTTGTAACCCCAGACATCGACGGAGAACTTTATACGTATACATACGAGAACATAAGAACACGCATGGCGCCCGACTCAGCCCTCCGTCGCCGTGCGGTACTCGCGAGCGGTCTCGGGGCGCTCACGGCCACGAGTGGCTGTGTCAGCGAACTCCGGAGTATCGCCGGTCGGGAAGCCTCCGAACAGCTATCGCTCTCTATCTCGACGCTTCCTGCCTCTGAAGACCCCTATTCGGTTCGTATCGCCAACCGCCTTGCAACCAACCTCACTCGAGTCGGTGTCGACACGTCGGTCAGCCCGATGGAATCGAGCGAACTCTTCCAGAACGTCCTCATCAACCTCGATTTCGACATTTATGTCGCTCGCTATCCGGCCCAAGGGGCTCCCGACGAACTACGGTCGTTGTTGTACTCCAGTTACGGCGAAGAGGCGGGGTGGCAGAACCCCTTCGGGTTCAGCGACCTCGAGATGGACGACATCCTGGACCAACAGCGACACCTCTCGGGGACCGACAGAGCGGAGTTGGTTCGTGAGATTCAACGGGAGGTCGTCAAGAAGCAACCGTTCACCGTCGTCGCCTTCCCGGACCGAATCGCCGGCGTCCGCACCGACCGGTATCGGGGCTGGCCCAACGGCGGCATTCGTCGCCCGACCGACTACCTCCCGCTCGTTCACACCGGTGAGACTGACCGCCTGCACCTGCTCATCCGGGACCCACGGGTGACGGAGAACCGGAACCCGATAGCCGTCGAGTACCGCGACAGCGGTATCGTGACGGGCCTGCTGTACGAACCGCTGGCTCGAACGATAGACGGAGAGGCGATACCGTGGCTCGCACGCGAGGTCGAGTG contains:
- a CDS encoding ABC1 kinase family protein, translated to MRGFNRRFLQVAVCLLPFAVALLRDRRRFIFFGGSRHVPEETHRRRAERLVETLLELGAAFIKAGQVLSTRPDIVPPVYAEALSTLQDEVPEETGQDPAELVAADLGDAVDAGTLDPVAGGSLAYVYTAVVDGETVALKVRRPGLKPRIERDLRVIRRLVPVVGFFASERQEYSVRNIADDFERIILEELDFQREAGMMRDIGENFADDDRVYIPEVDEARTTERVLVMEHVTGRKVTDEGALDRVGVDPEEMARRIADVYLTMGLEHGVFHADPHPGNLAVLDDGRLLIYDYGMSERLTPETQARIVDLYQSLARRDADGIIDALVALDVLSPTVDRTEVRHVIELAMENLEGRSDIDWRDIFTELFGMLHDFPFRIPPNVMLLIRVGTVTEGVCRQLDPEFDFVTFVRSFLLEHGLFQREVQNVAGEITSDIRTSVPALARLPTRADRLLDRIERNELRVKTERRDDSTGRAVGYAVVSGALFVASAMLTFHSQPYEFLGVAVGVVFLLLFYRTA
- a CDS encoding creatininase family protein; its protein translation is MYLGDATWPEAGDHLAEESLAVVPVGSTEQHGPHLPLSTDHVIAEGLARAAADRADLLCTPTVNVGVSPHHRQFHGTMSVDAPVFRDYMESLSRSLVYQGIDRIVYVNAHGGNVEHLQEVGRRLHEDAAAYAVEWMWDESIPELVDDLFEQNGPHAGPKETSMVWHIADLVREGELEAARDGGLTDIESAATHRNGARLFYDSIENADNGAFGDPTDASAEKGEQLFEAACKQLIELCTWLDAQPWETLAPRDHVRERTEER
- a CDS encoding dolichol kinase; this translates as MSLELGRRLVHASGAVIPGAYLLDEHVLEAGVVTWPLVQAVAVAGLILTGVLEFARLYGGLDHAFYDRLTREYEEDSVAGYALYVLSGTVVVLLFEPRIAVPALFMLTLGDPVSGILSSGELRTVKRPRVLVGMFTASLLLAVPFVPLAAAVAGAAGATVADGVKPIVRGFVVDDNLTIPIVGAAAMWSVIYLLP
- a CDS encoding DUF7550 family protein; protein product: MSDDHADHEHHPDESSEERTTAPQSDYTGRDVAIGFVVALVGMAVVFGVPLLLG